From the Planctomycetota bacterium genome, the window CTTCGTCCCCTGGCGCACCCACGCGTCCCACGTCTCCTGCGAGATGTGCGCGTGGATCCACGCCCCCAGCGACCCGCGGAACGGCGCTCGCGCCAGCCGGCACCCCGCCTTCCCCGTACGACGGCACACGAACGAGCCGTCCGCCGCCGCGCCGCCCGACCCGCCCGGCGCCTCGGGCGCGGGCGCCTCGGGGGGTTCCTGGCCCATCTTCCGCAGCAGGTCGGCCATCGCCAGCATCGGCATCCGGTCGCCCTTGCTCCGGGCCATCGCGTGCCCGCGCAGCAGCACGTCCGCCGCCCGGCTCAGTTCGCCGATCCTCACCAGCGACTCGCCCGCCAACTGGTACGCCTTCGACATCGCCGGGTTGAGGGCGACGCACTTCTCGAACGCCGTCGCGGCGTCGGCGTCGCGCCCGGCGTCGGCGTACGCCCGCCCCAGGCTGAACCAGGCCATGTCGTTGTCGGGGTCGGCCCCGGGTCGGACCATCGTCTCGAACTGGGCGATGCGTTGATTGACGTCCATGGCGGAAGATAGGCGGGAGGCCGCGGTACGATGCGTCCGGTTGACCAGCCCCCACGACGCCATCCTCGCGACAGACCTGGCGGGCCTCGCGCTCCGCACGCCCGTGCTCCTGGCCGCGGGCACCGCGGGCACCCTCGACGAAATGGCCGACGCCGTCGACCTCGCGCGCGTCGGCGGGGTGGTGACCAAGTCCATCACGCCCCTGGCCCGCGAGGGGAACGCCACGTGGCGCATGCTGCCCGTCGAGGCCGGCATGCTCAACGCCATCGGGCTCGCGAACGTCGGGCTCGACGCGTTCCTGCGCGATGTCGCCCCGCGGGCGGCCCGCGTGCCGACCACCGTCATCGGCTCCATCTCGGGCTTCAGCGTCGAGGACTTCGTCCGCGTCGCCTCGGGCATGGCGGACGTCGAGGCCATCCGCGCGGTCGAGCTCAACGTCTCGTGCCCGAACGTGAAGCACGGCACCGAGTTCGGGTCTGACCCCGCGCTCCTCGCCGAACTCATCCGCGAGGTGCGGGCGGTGCTCCCCGCGCAGCGCCTGTTCGCCAAGCTCAGCCCCATCGCCATGGGCCCCATGAAGCTCTCGACCCTCGCCCGGGCCGCCATCGAGCCCCCCGGATCCTCGCCCCGCGGGCCCAACCAGCGCCCCGGCGCCGACGCCCTGTGCGTCTGCAACACCATCAGCGCCATGGCCATCGACGTCACCACCCGGCGACCGCGCCTGGCGAACGTCACCGGCGGGCTCAGCGGCCCGGCGCTGCACCCCATCGCCGTCAAGCTCGTCCACGACGTCTACCGCGATGTCGCGCGC encodes:
- a CDS encoding Fe(2+)-trafficking protein, which gives rise to MDVNQRIAQFETMVRPGADPDNDMAWFSLGRAYADAGRDADAATAFEKCVALNPAMSKAYQLAGESLVRIGELSRAADVLLRGHAMARSKGDRMPMLAMADLLRKMGQEPPEAPAPEAPGGSGGAAADGSFVCRRTGKAGCRLARAPFRGSLGAWIHAHISQETWDAWVRQGTKVINEMRLDLSREEDAETYDRHMREYLGIDDDVLREIAGGSKA
- a CDS encoding dihydroorotate dehydrogenase, with the protein product MTSPHDAILATDLAGLALRTPVLLAAGTAGTLDEMADAVDLARVGGVVTKSITPLAREGNATWRMLPVEAGMLNAIGLANVGLDAFLRDVAPRAARVPTTVIGSISGFSVEDFVRVASGMADVEAIRAVELNVSCPNVKHGTEFGSDPALLAELIREVRAVLPAQRLFAKLSPIAMGPMKLSTLARAAIEPPGSSPRGPNQRPGADALCVCNTISAMAIDVTTRRPRLANVTGGLSGPALHPIAVKLVHDVYRDVARDTHTPIIGLGGVLRWEHAAEFVLAGATAVEIGTGLFVDPRSPVRVAQGLATWARAQGVARVQDLVGAVDLSPPKE